The stretch of DNA ataatttaaaatactctTTCATTTGTAGAAAATTGAAGCATATACCCATTCTTAATTGTTTTAACTTGTTGAAAATTATATCTCCAGACTTAACTATATTTCTCACTTGAACTATGCTGCAATTATCATGCACTGCTTGATTTCCAATCCCATGGACCCAGTCATGAATAATCTCTTTTCATGAATGTAACTGGAAAGAAGACACAGCATTCCATTTAGTGTCATTGCCTTTAGTCTTGTGAAGTAGCTTGACATTGAGTTCCAAGAATCTCATGTGTGCCTTTTCCTTTCATATTGTGCAATTCTATGACACAATGAAATTCCCTAAAGAGAATCCTTGAAAATACAGTACAGAGTGTTGAAGGTTTCAGAAGACATGAGTATTACAATGTCAAAGTCAGAAAGTTTCATCTTGAGGACCATCTCAAATCTTTCTAGATTAATATTTTTTCTAGTAGCAAGCATGAGATTATAATCATTCCTAGACTCTGACTAAATCTAAACTaggtttgtatttaaaaaaaaaatgttggtctTGATGCCACCACAGTTATATTTGGTTGAGGTTAGCTCTAGGTTGCAACAGGTTCTCCATGTATCTACCTAGGGCTGAAGCAATGACAACATGATGAGATGAGGGATTGGAATTCTCTACTTGTCTTGTCTCCTCTTATTTGGATATCTGAGTAGTTATGATAACAAGTGAGAGCAATGATGACAGAGTTTTAGATTTCTGGTGATTAATTTACTCTATTTAGCTTTTAATGTTCTAAATGGGTAAATATCACTCTACATCCTGATAGCATGGACAGTAATTTCTTGAGCTCATATATGTAGGCATTCCCATCATGTACTTTACAAATGTAATACAAGCAGTGGCAGTAATTTTTTATGGTCTTATAATGTCACAATATACTTTTGTATTTACAGATTATCTTAAAGAAGAATGGGTTTGGAAAACGGTTCTCTGGTGACTGAATTCATTCTACAGGGATTAACAAATGACCCCGATCTCCAGTTACCCCTCTTCTTACTCTTTCTGCTAATATATACAACCACAGCACTGGGGAATGCAGCTTTGatcattttaattgtgctgaattctcacctccacacacccatgtactttttccttttaaacttgtCCTGCATTGACCTCTGTTATTCCTCTGTGATTACACCCAAAATGCTGATGAACTTCTTAGTAAGGAAGAATGTTATCTCCTACATGGGATGCATGACCCAGctgtatttcttctgtttttttgccATTTGTGAATGTTGTGTTCTGACGTCAATGGCCTATGACCGTTATGTGGCTATCTGTAACCCACTCTTGTATAATGTTACTATGTCCCCCAAGGTATGTTCCTATCTTATGCTTGGTTCATACATAATGGGATTTTCTGGTGCCATGATCCACACTGGATGCATCCTAAGACTGACCTTCTGTGACAGGAACACCATCAACCACTATTTCTGTgaccttttccctttgctgcagCTCTCCTGCACCAACACTTatatcaatgaaatagaaattctTATTGTAGGTGGGAAAGATATCATTGTGCCCAGTGTCATTATCTTTACCTCCTATGGCTTCATTCTCTCTAACATACTTCGAATGAGATCCACTGCAGGCATAGCCAAAGCCTTTAGCACATGCAGCTCCCACATTCTTGCTGTTTCTCTATTCTTTGGATCATGTGCATTTATGTATCTTCAACCCTCTTCACCTGGATCTATGGATCAGGGAAAAATATCTTCTGTCTTTTATACCATTGTGGTTCCCATGATGAACCCTTTAATTTATAGCTTGAGAAACAAGGATGTTAAAGTCGCCCTGAGAAAAACCTTTAGCAGGAGGAGGCTTTgaccaaatgaaaacatttatcaGTACAGTTTTGTCAATAAGTATCTCTGGAGCTTTAATCAAAAACCacctttttatctatttttttccaatccattattttttccctttttaaaattatatttgtgttttaattttacacatcagccatgggttcccctctcctcccccctcctgcccccatccccacctttcccccatcccctcccctccattcccatctcctccagggccaagactcccctggggattcatttaaacttggtggattcagtacagacaggtccagtcccctccttccaggctgagcaaagtgtccctgtgtaagccccaggaaAAAATTCTGATCATTTGTAGAATATTAGAATATTTTTGCTC from Onychomys torridus chromosome 7, mOncTor1.1, whole genome shotgun sequence encodes:
- the LOC118587358 gene encoding olfactory receptor 8B3-like, producing the protein MGLENGSLVTEFILQGLTNDPDLQLPLFLLFLLIYTTTALGNAALIILIVLNSHLHTPMYFFLLNLSCIDLCYSSVITPKMLMNFLVRKNVISYMGCMTQLYFFCFFAICECCVLTSMAYDRYVAICNPLLYNVTMSPKVCSYLMLGSYIMGFSGAMIHTGCILRLTFCDRNTINHYFCDLFPLLQLSCTNTYINEIEILIVGGKDIIVPSVIIFTSYGFILSNILRMRSTAGIAKAFSTCSSHILAVSLFFGSCAFMYLQPSSPGSMDQGKISSVFYTIVVPMMNPLIYSLRNKDVKVALRKTFSRRRL